A single Phoenix dactylifera cultivar Barhee BC4 chromosome 1, palm_55x_up_171113_PBpolish2nd_filt_p, whole genome shotgun sequence DNA region contains:
- the LOC120111144 gene encoding pentatricopeptide repeat-containing protein At5g55840-like isoform X1, whose amino-acid sequence MQQLSRPSFRTPTRFPSFNRKISNPSSIPRQGFTGIPRARRGDGRNPERGSKPSSSQEIESSIYMMLTIHRWESLNHMDYKLAKLRKVHGKLALKFLNWIIRHQGFDQITHIYGITVHILVRARMFEPAKSILKHLSQMGIPCCSLFHSLMHTYRRCNSNPSVFDLLIKVYIKEGLLKDAMKTYRLMGSQGFGASVYSCNAILATLAREEGMPSVWLFFKEMLTRKICPDVSTFNIVLNSLCVGGKLGKANCLFKKMGKAGYSPNIVTYNTLLDWHCKKGRFKAALKVLDCMERKGIKADVYTYNILIDNLCKINRSARAYLLLKRMEENKVSPTESTYNTLISGFCKEGKINVATRIFDDMLNLSLSPSCITYNTLINGHCQNGNTDEALRILSEMVAAGVMPNEITYGTLLNGYCKASELDAATDLLEKVRSEGLDVNCIMYTILIHGFCKEGQLNRALQFLYGMLEAGVSLDVVTYSVLINGLSKMGELSQTKKILANMHKTGVLPNNILYATLICHCCKDGDVMEAMNLYAEMCRVGQYADRITCHKLIYALCRRGQLREAEQFMEHMTRMKVSPDSISFNCIINGYGCRGDALGAFFIYDEMIRRGHLPNNITYGSLLKGLCRGGNLSEAKKFLTQLHDIPFAVDNLTYNTLLVEICKSGNLGDALSLCDKMIDNNMIPDNYTYTILLSGFCRKGKIIPAVLLSQKMWEKALFPNHVAYTSLIHGLAREGQLNASAYLFEEMMNKERLYPDTAAFNAMIDGYSRAGMIQKVDELVTVMQEKGLNPNLATYNILMHGYVRKCHLLRSFNLYKTMLRMGFLPDNRTYHSLILGLCKSDMMDIGVKFLEKMMSRGVIPDDLTFNMLITKYSEKSQMTNAFKLVNSMKRLQMSPSRATYDAIVSGLNRKGFLQQSYVVLHEMMEKGISPKHTHYITLINGKCRVGDIWGAFRLKDEMEELELVPSEVAESTIVRGLCKCGKLEEAMLVFDGMLRTGVMPTIATFTTLMHGLSKESMLADALFLKDVMEQCGLKLDVVTYNVLITGLCTNGHLADAWKLYMEMKDKGLWPNITTYTVLIDSVYKENKLTEGETLLKDILDRGLISSQKNISNLHEGLANAMRRLNNLRHCRKRINTMK is encoded by the exons ATGCAACAACTTTCACGACCAAGCTTCCGAACACCAACCCGATTCCCCTCGTTTAACCGCAAAATCTCGAATCCTAGCTCGATTCCCCGACAAGGTTTCACGGGCATTCCGAGAGCAAGGCGGGGAGATGGCAGGAACCCCGAAAGGGGGAGCAAACCCAGCTCTT CTCAAGAGATTGAGAGTAGCATTTACATGATGCTTACCATTCATCGATGGGAGTCACTGAATCACATGGACTACAAATTGGCTAAACTTAGAAAGGTTCATGGAAAACTAGCTTTGAAATTTCTAAATTGGATCATCCGGCACCAGGGCTTTGATCAGATTACTCACATATATGGTATCACAGTCCATATACTTGTTCGGGCTCGGATGTTTGAGCCTGCAAAGTCCATATTGAAACATCTTTCTCAGATGGGTATTCCATGTTGTTCCCTTTTTCATTCGCTTATGCATACTTACCGCCGTTGCAATTCCaatccttcagtttttgatctTTTGATTAAGGTTTACATTAAAGAAGGGCTGCTCAAGGATGCTATGAAGACATATCGGTTGATGGGGTCCCAAGGATTTGGGGCTTCAGTTTATTCTTGCAACGCCATTCTTGCAACTCTTGCAAGGGAGGAGGGAATGCCTTCAGTTTggttgttcttcaaggagatgctaACAAGGAAGATCTGTCCCGATGTCAGCACTTTCAATATAGTACTGAATTCTCTTTGTGTTGGCGGAAAGCTTGGGAAAGCTAATTGTCTTTTTAAAAAGATGGGAAAGGCTGGCTATTCACCGAATATTGTAACATATAATACACTGCTTGATTGGCATTGCAAGAAGGGAAGGTTTAAGGCTGCTCTTAAGGTGTTGGACTGCATGGAGAGAAAAGGCATCAAGGCAGATGTCTACACATATAACATACTTATCGACAACTTATGTAAAATAAATAGGAGTGCCAGAgcttatttattattaaaaaggaTGGAAGAGAATAAAGTATCTCCCACTGAAAGCACATACAATACTCTCATTAGTGGCTTCTGTAAAGAAGGGAAGATTAATGTCGCTACTCGTATTTTCGATGACATGCTAAATCTTAGTCTTTCTCCAAGTTGTATTACTTACAATACATTGATCAATGGGCACTGTCAAAATGGAAATACTGATGAAGCCTTGAGGATTTTATCTGAAATGGTTGCTGCAGGGGTAATGCCTAATGAGATTACTTATGGGACTTTATTGAATGGTTATTGCAAGGCTTCAGAGCTGGATGCTGCGACAGATCTTCTCGAAAAGGTGAGGTCGGAGGGTCTTGATGTCAACTGTATAATGTACACAATCTTAATACATGGGTTTTGCAAAGAGGGACAGCTTAATAGGGCTTTACAATTTCTTTATGGTATGCTTGAGGCTGGGGTTAGCCTTGACGTTGTCACATATTCTGTACTTATAAATGGTTTGAGCAAAATGGGTGAGTTAAGCCAAACAAAGAAGATTCTAGCGAACATGCACAAAACTGGAGTTCTACCTAATAACATATTATATGCAACATTAATTTGTCATTGTTGCAAGGATGGAGATGTCATGGAAGCAATGAACTTGTATGCTGAGATGTGTCGTGTGGGTCAATACGCTGATCGGATCACCTGTCACAAATTGATTTATGCTCTTTGTAGGAGGGGACAGTTGAGAGAAGCAGAGCAGTTCATGGAACATATGACCAGGATGAAGGTTTCTCCTGATTCCATCAGCTTCAATTGTATAATAAATGGTTATGGCTGTCGAGGTGATGCACTAGGAGCATTTTTCATTTATGATGAAATGATTAGACGGGGTCATCTTCCAAATAATATTACATATGGAAGTTTACTTAAAGGGTTATGTAGGGGAGGAAACTTGAGTGAGGCAAAGAAGTTTTTGACTCAACTTCATGATATTCCTTTTGCTGTTGATAATCTTACCTATAACACACTGCTTGTAGAGATTTGCAAGTCTGGAAACTTAGGGGATGCTCTGagtttatgtgataaaatgattgaTAACAACATGATACCTGATAATTACACTTACACAATTCTTCTCAGTGGCTTTTGCAGGAAAGGGAAGATTATTCCGGCAGTTCTTCTGTCTCAAAAGATGTGGGAGAAAGCATTGTTTCCTAATCATGTCGCTTATACTTCTTTGATCCATGGTTTAGCAAGAGAAGGCCAACTAAATGCTTCTGCATACCTGTTTGAAGAGATGATGAATAAAGAAAGACTATACCCTGACACTGCTGCTTTTAATGCTATGATTGATGGGTACTCAAGAGCAGGAATGATACAAAAAGTGGATGAGTTGGTTACAGTGATGCAGGAAAAAGGTCTGAATCCAAATCTAGCTACTTATAACATTCTAATGCATGGATATGTCAGAAAATGCCATCTACTAAGATCATTTAACCTGTACAAGACAATGTTAAGGATGGGTTTTTTGCCTGATAATCGCACATACCATTCCTTAATTCTTGGACTTTGCAAGTCTGATATGATGGATATTGGGGTGAAATTTTTGGAGAAGATGATGTCAAGGGGTGTTATTCCTGATGACTTGACCTTCAATATGCTTATTACTAAGTACAGTGAGAAAAGTCAGATGACCAATGCTTTCAAACTTGTTAATTCTATGAAACGTTTGCAAATGTCACCCAGCAGGGCCACCTATGATGCTATTGTAAGTGGATTAAATAGAAAAGGTTTTCTGCAACAATCATATGTCGTGTTGCATGAAATGATGGAAAAAGGGATTTCTCCAAAACATACACATTATATTACATTGATTAACGGGAAATGCAGGGTTGGTGATATATGGGGGGCATTCAGACTGAAAGATGAGATGGAAGAGTTGGAGTTAGTGCCCAGTGAAGTTGCTGAGAGCACAATTGTTAGAGGCTTGTGTAAGTGTGGAAAGCTTGAAGAAGCAATGCTGGTATTTGATGGCATGCTTCGGACAGGTGTGATGCCAACAATTGCTACTTTCACTACTCTTATGCATGGGCTTAGCAAAGAATCTATGCTTGCTGATGCTTTGTTTTTAAAGGATGTGATGGAACAATGTGGTCTGAAGCTAGATGTTGTTACCTACAATGTTCTTATCACGGGATTATGCACCAATGGTCATCTTGCTGATGCCTGGAAATTGTACATGGAGATGAAGGATAAGGGCCTTTGGCCTAATATCACAACTTACACTGTGCTCATCGATTCTGTTTATAAGGAAAATAAACTTACTGAGGGAGAAACACTTTTGAAGGATATACTAGACCGAGGCTTAATATCTTCCCAAAAAAATATCAGTAATTTGCATGAGGGTTTGGCAAATGCAATGAGAAGATTGAATAATTTAAGGCATTGTCGGAAAAGAATTAATACAATGAAATAA
- the LOC120111144 gene encoding pentatricopeptide repeat-containing protein At5g55840-like isoform X2: MKTYRLMGSQGFGASVYSCNAILATLAREEGMPSVWLFFKEMLTRKICPDVSTFNIVLNSLCVGGKLGKANCLFKKMGKAGYSPNIVTYNTLLDWHCKKGRFKAALKVLDCMERKGIKADVYTYNILIDNLCKINRSARAYLLLKRMEENKVSPTESTYNTLISGFCKEGKINVATRIFDDMLNLSLSPSCITYNTLINGHCQNGNTDEALRILSEMVAAGVMPNEITYGTLLNGYCKASELDAATDLLEKVRSEGLDVNCIMYTILIHGFCKEGQLNRALQFLYGMLEAGVSLDVVTYSVLINGLSKMGELSQTKKILANMHKTGVLPNNILYATLICHCCKDGDVMEAMNLYAEMCRVGQYADRITCHKLIYALCRRGQLREAEQFMEHMTRMKVSPDSISFNCIINGYGCRGDALGAFFIYDEMIRRGHLPNNITYGSLLKGLCRGGNLSEAKKFLTQLHDIPFAVDNLTYNTLLVEICKSGNLGDALSLCDKMIDNNMIPDNYTYTILLSGFCRKGKIIPAVLLSQKMWEKALFPNHVAYTSLIHGLAREGQLNASAYLFEEMMNKERLYPDTAAFNAMIDGYSRAGMIQKVDELVTVMQEKGLNPNLATYNILMHGYVRKCHLLRSFNLYKTMLRMGFLPDNRTYHSLILGLCKSDMMDIGVKFLEKMMSRGVIPDDLTFNMLITKYSEKSQMTNAFKLVNSMKRLQMSPSRATYDAIVSGLNRKGFLQQSYVVLHEMMEKGISPKHTHYITLINGKCRVGDIWGAFRLKDEMEELELVPSEVAESTIVRGLCKCGKLEEAMLVFDGMLRTGVMPTIATFTTLMHGLSKESMLADALFLKDVMEQCGLKLDVVTYNVLITGLCTNGHLADAWKLYMEMKDKGLWPNITTYTVLIDSVYKENKLTEGETLLKDILDRGLISSQKNISNLHEGLANAMRRLNNLRHCRKRINTMK, from the coding sequence ATGAAGACATATCGGTTGATGGGGTCCCAAGGATTTGGGGCTTCAGTTTATTCTTGCAACGCCATTCTTGCAACTCTTGCAAGGGAGGAGGGAATGCCTTCAGTTTggttgttcttcaaggagatgctaACAAGGAAGATCTGTCCCGATGTCAGCACTTTCAATATAGTACTGAATTCTCTTTGTGTTGGCGGAAAGCTTGGGAAAGCTAATTGTCTTTTTAAAAAGATGGGAAAGGCTGGCTATTCACCGAATATTGTAACATATAATACACTGCTTGATTGGCATTGCAAGAAGGGAAGGTTTAAGGCTGCTCTTAAGGTGTTGGACTGCATGGAGAGAAAAGGCATCAAGGCAGATGTCTACACATATAACATACTTATCGACAACTTATGTAAAATAAATAGGAGTGCCAGAgcttatttattattaaaaaggaTGGAAGAGAATAAAGTATCTCCCACTGAAAGCACATACAATACTCTCATTAGTGGCTTCTGTAAAGAAGGGAAGATTAATGTCGCTACTCGTATTTTCGATGACATGCTAAATCTTAGTCTTTCTCCAAGTTGTATTACTTACAATACATTGATCAATGGGCACTGTCAAAATGGAAATACTGATGAAGCCTTGAGGATTTTATCTGAAATGGTTGCTGCAGGGGTAATGCCTAATGAGATTACTTATGGGACTTTATTGAATGGTTATTGCAAGGCTTCAGAGCTGGATGCTGCGACAGATCTTCTCGAAAAGGTGAGGTCGGAGGGTCTTGATGTCAACTGTATAATGTACACAATCTTAATACATGGGTTTTGCAAAGAGGGACAGCTTAATAGGGCTTTACAATTTCTTTATGGTATGCTTGAGGCTGGGGTTAGCCTTGACGTTGTCACATATTCTGTACTTATAAATGGTTTGAGCAAAATGGGTGAGTTAAGCCAAACAAAGAAGATTCTAGCGAACATGCACAAAACTGGAGTTCTACCTAATAACATATTATATGCAACATTAATTTGTCATTGTTGCAAGGATGGAGATGTCATGGAAGCAATGAACTTGTATGCTGAGATGTGTCGTGTGGGTCAATACGCTGATCGGATCACCTGTCACAAATTGATTTATGCTCTTTGTAGGAGGGGACAGTTGAGAGAAGCAGAGCAGTTCATGGAACATATGACCAGGATGAAGGTTTCTCCTGATTCCATCAGCTTCAATTGTATAATAAATGGTTATGGCTGTCGAGGTGATGCACTAGGAGCATTTTTCATTTATGATGAAATGATTAGACGGGGTCATCTTCCAAATAATATTACATATGGAAGTTTACTTAAAGGGTTATGTAGGGGAGGAAACTTGAGTGAGGCAAAGAAGTTTTTGACTCAACTTCATGATATTCCTTTTGCTGTTGATAATCTTACCTATAACACACTGCTTGTAGAGATTTGCAAGTCTGGAAACTTAGGGGATGCTCTGagtttatgtgataaaatgattgaTAACAACATGATACCTGATAATTACACTTACACAATTCTTCTCAGTGGCTTTTGCAGGAAAGGGAAGATTATTCCGGCAGTTCTTCTGTCTCAAAAGATGTGGGAGAAAGCATTGTTTCCTAATCATGTCGCTTATACTTCTTTGATCCATGGTTTAGCAAGAGAAGGCCAACTAAATGCTTCTGCATACCTGTTTGAAGAGATGATGAATAAAGAAAGACTATACCCTGACACTGCTGCTTTTAATGCTATGATTGATGGGTACTCAAGAGCAGGAATGATACAAAAAGTGGATGAGTTGGTTACAGTGATGCAGGAAAAAGGTCTGAATCCAAATCTAGCTACTTATAACATTCTAATGCATGGATATGTCAGAAAATGCCATCTACTAAGATCATTTAACCTGTACAAGACAATGTTAAGGATGGGTTTTTTGCCTGATAATCGCACATACCATTCCTTAATTCTTGGACTTTGCAAGTCTGATATGATGGATATTGGGGTGAAATTTTTGGAGAAGATGATGTCAAGGGGTGTTATTCCTGATGACTTGACCTTCAATATGCTTATTACTAAGTACAGTGAGAAAAGTCAGATGACCAATGCTTTCAAACTTGTTAATTCTATGAAACGTTTGCAAATGTCACCCAGCAGGGCCACCTATGATGCTATTGTAAGTGGATTAAATAGAAAAGGTTTTCTGCAACAATCATATGTCGTGTTGCATGAAATGATGGAAAAAGGGATTTCTCCAAAACATACACATTATATTACATTGATTAACGGGAAATGCAGGGTTGGTGATATATGGGGGGCATTCAGACTGAAAGATGAGATGGAAGAGTTGGAGTTAGTGCCCAGTGAAGTTGCTGAGAGCACAATTGTTAGAGGCTTGTGTAAGTGTGGAAAGCTTGAAGAAGCAATGCTGGTATTTGATGGCATGCTTCGGACAGGTGTGATGCCAACAATTGCTACTTTCACTACTCTTATGCATGGGCTTAGCAAAGAATCTATGCTTGCTGATGCTTTGTTTTTAAAGGATGTGATGGAACAATGTGGTCTGAAGCTAGATGTTGTTACCTACAATGTTCTTATCACGGGATTATGCACCAATGGTCATCTTGCTGATGCCTGGAAATTGTACATGGAGATGAAGGATAAGGGCCTTTGGCCTAATATCACAACTTACACTGTGCTCATCGATTCTGTTTATAAGGAAAATAAACTTACTGAGGGAGAAACACTTTTGAAGGATATACTAGACCGAGGCTTAATATCTTCCCAAAAAAATATCAGTAATTTGCATGAGGGTTTGGCAAATGCAATGAGAAGATTGAATAATTTAAGGCATTGTCGGAAAAGAATTAATACAATGAAATAA